From Wolbachia endosymbiont of Aedes albopictus, one genomic window encodes:
- a CDS encoding type II toxin-antitoxin system RelE family toxin codes for MEYTIVFLRNVLKKNLPDLPKTIRSRVVDAIHDRLTVDPLNLGKPLHHSFKGHRRLRVSDYRIIYSVNTVKHAVTIVAVGHRDTIYEEALKIIDTYTLQ; via the coding sequence TTGGAATACACTATTGTCTTCTTAAGGAACGTTCTCAAGAAAAATCTTCCAGACCTTCCAAAAACGATAAGGTCAAGAGTTGTAGACGCAATACATGATCGGCTTACAGTCGATCCATTGAACCTTGGTAAACCATTACACCACAGCTTTAAAGGGCACAGAAGGCTAAGAGTTAGTGATTATCGCATCATATATAGTGTAAATACTGTAAAGCATGCAGTAACTATTGTTGCAGTAGGGCATAGAGACACCATTTATGAAGAGGCTTTGAAGATAATCGATACATATACTCTTCAGTAG
- a CDS encoding replicative DNA helicase, protein MDQEGVVRVDQMPHVDEDIKPIIDYFEAYKSYIDKLLANNNEIEGVTTGIPRLDTITGGLKEGELTVLAARTSIGKTSIALHMALQAAKLLKKQEYVCFFSLEMSANQLINRMISIEVNETINNIIKKQNTELLHQGINQIVFLNILVDNSGNMDLNILKKKISSICRKYKIKCIYIDYLQLLRGSKVTENRTLEVTEISRTLKNIAKDFNVPIVALSQISRKVEDRQNKRPQLADLRESGSIEQDADLVLLLYRENYYKADSNNDLEINVAKNRSGSTGKVTVPYQVNTGRILS, encoded by the coding sequence ATGGATCAGGAAGGAGTGGTCAGGGTCGACCAAATGCCACATGTTGATGAAGACATCAAACCAATCATTGATTATTTTGAAGCTTATAAAAGCTACATCGATAAACTACTTGCAAATAACAATGAAATAGAAGGAGTAACAACAGGAATACCCAGGCTTGACACCATAACTGGTGGCTTAAAAGAAGGAGAATTAACAGTACTTGCAGCACGTACTTCAATTGGCAAGACTTCAATAGCACTACATATGGCTCTGCAGGCTGCAAAGTTACTGAAAAAGCAAGAATATGTCTGCTTTTTCTCACTTGAGATGTCAGCAAATCAGTTAATTAATAGAATGATTAGTATTGAAGTAAATGAGACAATAAACAATATTATCAAGAAACAAAACACAGAACTTCTACATCAAGGGATAAATCAAATAGTTTTTTTAAATATTCTTGTCGATAATTCAGGAAATATGGATTTAAATATCCTAAAGAAAAAAATCTCATCAATTTGTAGAAAATATAAAATAAAATGCATATACATTGACTACTTACAGCTACTCAGAGGATCGAAAGTAACCGAAAATAGAACTCTTGAAGTAACAGAAATCAGCAGAACTTTAAAAAATATAGCAAAAGACTTTAATGTTCCTATTGTAGCATTATCACAAATAAGCCGTAAGGTAGAAGATAGACAAAATAAAAGACCGCAATTGGCAGACCTGCGAGAGTCAGGGAGCATCGAACAAGATGCTGATCTGGTGTTATTACTCTACAGAGAAAATTATTATAAGGCTGATTCTAATAACGACTTAGAGATAAACGTTGCAAAGAATCGCAGCGGGTCAACCGGAAAGGTTACAGTACCATATCAAGTAAATACAGGGAGAATATTAAGTTGA
- a CDS encoding AAA family ATPase has protein sequence MIILIGGQKGGGGKTTIATNLVTMRVIESRDVYLYDIDPQETATLWASLRDQNMNLPVVSSSQGIHVGAAIKNELRALHSKYQDIIVDAGGANNDALRAALLLADLVIFPIIPSGFDMWTFKTLSNLVAGAQSCTKTFKARVLLNKVSTNPARAKREIEDCDNLLSDFDNLTRFNSFLSERVVVRNASNEGMTIVEYKPADTKAIEEIKSIYKEVLSVH, from the coding sequence ATGATAATATTAATTGGAGGTCAAAAAGGCGGTGGTGGTAAAACAACCATAGCCACAAACCTAGTGACTATGCGCGTTATAGAAAGTAGAGATGTCTATCTCTACGATATTGATCCTCAAGAGACAGCTACCTTATGGGCATCTCTACGAGATCAGAACATGAACTTACCGGTAGTTAGCAGTAGTCAAGGGATACATGTTGGCGCAGCAATCAAAAATGAACTAAGAGCTTTACATTCCAAATACCAAGATATTATTGTTGATGCAGGCGGTGCTAATAATGACGCATTAAGAGCAGCCTTATTATTAGCTGATCTAGTTATATTTCCCATTATTCCATCTGGATTTGATATGTGGACATTTAAAACTCTTAGCAACTTAGTTGCTGGTGCCCAGAGTTGTACAAAAACCTTTAAAGCAAGAGTGCTACTTAATAAAGTTAGTACTAATCCAGCTAGAGCTAAAAGAGAAATCGAAGACTGTGATAATCTTTTGAGTGATTTTGATAACTTAACGAGATTCAATAGTTTCTTAAGTGAGCGAGTTGTAGTTCGAAACGCCTCTAACGAAGGTATGACGATTGTTGAATATAAACCAGCTGACACAAAGGCAATTGAGGAAATTAAATCTATTTACAAGGAGGTTTTAAGTGTCCACTAA
- a CDS encoding Rpn family recombination-promoting nuclease/putative transposase — protein sequence MVFSKFLDPKCDLTFKRIFGNKENKNILIHFLNDILGFTGVDTIQEVEFLSTIMDPEIASDKQSIVDVLCKDSSGHRYVIEMQLARDKSFQERAQLYAAKAYSRQAGRGNEYVNLKKVFFIAISNNILFPEEVEYISTHNIREIKTNGHYLKGFQFVFIELPKFKKDKVEQLESTVERWCFFFKHAQDTTEKDLKDIAEKSPIINLAYEELNKEHWSEKDLVAYDERIMDLRKEEAILAYRLETAEEKGRTEGKIEGKIEGKIEVAENLLKAGISVDLIAESTGLPIDEIEKLKSKKS from the coding sequence ATGGTTTTTTCTAAATTCCTAGATCCAAAATGCGACTTAACGTTTAAAAGGATATTTGGTAACAAGGAAAATAAGAATATCCTTATTCACTTTCTTAATGATATTTTAGGATTTACTGGAGTAGATACTATACAAGAAGTTGAGTTTCTCAGCACCATTATGGATCCTGAGATTGCATCTGATAAGCAAAGTATTGTTGATGTTCTTTGCAAAGATTCTAGTGGTCACAGATACGTAATTGAGATGCAACTCGCTCGCGATAAAAGCTTTCAAGAACGCGCACAACTATATGCTGCTAAAGCTTATTCAAGACAAGCTGGAAGAGGTAACGAATATGTTAATTTAAAGAAAGTATTCTTTATTGCCATCTCTAATAATATTCTGTTTCCTGAGGAAGTTGAGTATATTTCTACTCATAATATACGAGAAATAAAAACTAATGGACATTACCTAAAAGGTTTTCAATTTGTCTTCATTGAATTACCTAAATTCAAAAAAGATAAAGTGGAACAGTTGGAAAGTACAGTAGAACGCTGGTGCTTTTTTTTCAAACACGCACAAGATACTACAGAGAAAGACCTAAAAGATATAGCAGAAAAATCTCCGATAATAAATCTAGCGTATGAGGAGTTAAACAAGGAACACTGGAGTGAGAAAGATCTGGTGGCATATGACGAAAGAATAATGGATCTACGAAAAGAAGAAGCCATCCTTGCATACAGGCTTGAGACTGCTGAAGAGAAAGGTAGAACTGAAGGAAAAATCGAAGGAAAAATTGAAGGAAAAATTGAAGTGGCAGAAAACCTACTTAAAGCTGGCATATCTGTCGACTTAATAGCTGAATCCACCGGTCTTCCAATCGACGAGATCGAAAAACTAAAGTCAAAAAAATCTTAG